One genomic window of Candidatus Omnitrophota bacterium includes the following:
- a CDS encoding choloylglycine hydrolase family protein: MSYLKYLCVFVTALCTTAVSFACTDFQVRAKDGSVVIGRSMEFPTELHSRIVAVPRGRQFTSIGDKGVKGLTWTNKYGFLGVEALNIKDGYVEGINEKGLAYDALMFTGAEYQPTLPGKFVTIIDLCSWIMGNFATVDEAKAALPSINVAGITLKEMHGQLDLHIALHDASGKNLVVEFIGGKVNVYDNPLGVMTNRPDFPWQMNNLRNYINLDANDRKDRTINGAKIAPTGVGSGMLGLPGDWTPPSRFVKISYCVDAAQPAKDSAEAVNQAEHLLNSVDIPKGVIKEHPAPFVKMEGFAQWVVIKDLTNLVLYYKTYDNTSWKKVDMKKFDLNAGAPQKAIAIDEKPQGAVDVSGELK, encoded by the coding sequence ATGTCTTACTTAAAGTACCTTTGCGTTTTTGTGACGGCGCTTTGTACGACCGCCGTATCTTTTGCCTGCACCGATTTCCAGGTCAGGGCAAAGGACGGAAGTGTCGTCATAGGCCGTTCGATGGAATTCCCCACGGAGCTGCATTCAAGGATCGTAGCGGTCCCCCGCGGCCGTCAATTTACCAGTATCGGAGACAAGGGCGTGAAGGGCCTGACCTGGACGAATAAGTACGGGTTTTTAGGGGTCGAGGCGCTAAACATAAAAGACGGCTACGTCGAAGGCATAAACGAAAAGGGCCTGGCTTACGACGCCCTTATGTTTACCGGAGCGGAATACCAGCCGACGCTGCCAGGGAAGTTCGTCACTATCATCGACCTATGCTCCTGGATAATGGGTAATTTCGCGACAGTGGACGAGGCGAAGGCGGCTTTACCGTCGATAAACGTCGCGGGCATAACCCTAAAAGAGATGCACGGCCAATTGGACCTTCATATAGCCCTGCACGACGCCTCCGGCAAGAACCTGGTAGTCGAATTCATAGGCGGGAAAGTAAACGTCTATGATAATCCGCTTGGGGTAATGACCAACCGTCCGGACTTTCCCTGGCAGATGAACAACCTTCGCAACTATATCAACCTCGATGCGAACGACAGGAAGGACAGGACCATAAACGGCGCCAAGATCGCGCCGACCGGCGTAGGCAGCGGCATGCTCGGCCTGCCCGGTGACTGGACGCCGCCTTCGCGGTTCGTGAAGATATCTTACTGCGTTGACGCGGCCCAACCTGCAAAGGATTCCGCCGAGGCCGTAAACCAGGCCGAACACCTGCTGAATTCGGTAGATATACCCAAGGGAGTCATAAAGGAACATCCGGCCCCGTTCGTAAAGATGGAGGGTTTCGCCCAGTGGGTGGTCATCAAGGACCTGACGAACCTCGTCCTGTATTACAAGACCTACGACAACACCTCCTGGAAGAAAGTGGATATGAAGAAATTCGACCTCAACGCCGGCGCGCCGCAGAAGGCCATCGCCATTGACGAAAAACCCCAGGGTGCTGTTGATGTAAGCGGCGAGTTAAAATGA